One Candidatus Kinetoplastibacterium oncopeltii TCC290E genomic region harbors:
- the rplQ gene encoding 50S ribosomal protein L17, with protein MRHGHGLRKLNRTSSHRLAMFRNMAVSLIHHEAIKTTLPKAKELRHVIEPLITLGKSPTLANKRLAFARLRDRDAVVKLFSEIGPRFSNRPGGYTRILKTGFRNGDNAPMAFMEMVERVVSEKEIID; from the coding sequence ATGCGTCATGGTCATGGTTTACGCAAACTAAATCGCACAAGCAGCCATCGTCTCGCTATGTTTCGTAATATGGCTGTTTCTCTTATTCATCATGAGGCAATCAAGACTACTTTGCCAAAAGCTAAAGAATTGCGTCATGTTATAGAGCCTCTAATTACATTAGGCAAGAGTCCAACTCTTGCAAACAAAAGATTGGCATTTGCTAGATTGCGTGATCGAGATGCCGTAGTTAAATTGTTTTCAGAAATAGGGCCAAGATTTTCTAATAGACCAGGAGGTTATACTAGAATTTTGAAAACAGGTTTTCGTAATGGTGATAACGCTCCTATGGCTTTTATGGAAATGGTAGAAAGAGTAGTTTCTGAAAAAGAAATAATTGATTAA